TCGCGGCTGCGCAATACCGCACCATGATCGACGCGGTCGCCAACGGTGATCTTGCGACCGCACGCAAAGCCCACGCGGACATCGACCCGCTCCAGCGTGGCATCATGAGCCATCTCCAAGGAGCCGTGGCATCGAAAACAGTTCTTCAGCGGCAGGGTGTCCTGCCGAGCGCTCACGTCCGCCTCCCACTCGTGGAGCCTACGGATGCTGAGCTCGCCCCCGTACTCGCAGACCTCGCGGAGGGCGGTCTACATCTATAGAAAGGCTTATCAACAGGATGACTGACACACCGACCATCGCGTTCGACGTCGACCGGAAGGTCTCAGCACCGCCTCAACTACCTAACGGAACACTTCGCGTCTACCCACTCGGTGGGGTTGGCGAAGTGGGTCGTAACATGACCGTCTATGAAATGGACGGCAAGCTACTCATTGTTGACTGTGGGGTGCTCTTCCCGGAAGAAGAACAGCCGGGTGTGGATCTGATCCTGCCTGACATGTCCCATATTGAGGACCGTCTCGACGACGTGGTCGCCGTGGTCATCACTCACGGTCACGAAGACCACATCGGTGCTGTCCCGTACCTGTTGCGCCTCAAGCAAGACATCCCGTTGGTGGCTTCGCAGCTCACACTCGCACTCGTTGAAGCGAAGCTGCAGGAACACCGCATCAAACCGTTCACGTTGCAGATCCGTGAGGGCGATGTCGAGCAGTTCGGGCCTTTCGAGGTCGAGTTCGCGGCCGTGAACCACTCGATCCCGGATTCGATGGCGGTGCTGGTGCGTACCAAGGCCGGTAACGTGTTCCAGACCGGTGACTTCAAGATGGACCCGTTGCCGCTCGATGGGCGTGTGACTGACCTGCGGGCCTTCGGACGTTGGGGTGAAGAGGGTGTGGACCTCATGGTCCCTGACTCAACCAACGCGGAAGTCCCGGGGTATACCCCAACTGAACGCAACATTCAGCCGGTGCTGGATAACGCGATCGCCAAAGCCGATCAGCGCGTGATCGTCGCCTCTTTCGCATCGCACGTGCACCGCGTCCAGCAGGTTGTCAACGCCGCCGCGAAGGCCGGCCGCAAGCTGTGCCTGGTGGGGCGTTCGATGGTGCGGAACATGACGATCGCATCCAAGCTGGGATACCTCGATATCCCCGAAGGGATGCTAGTCGATTTCAAGAACGTGGATAAGATCCCGGACCACCAGATCGTGCTGATGTGCACCGGTTCCCAGGGCGAACCGATGGCGGCGCTGTCCCGCATGGCCAGCGGGGATCACAAGATCTCACTGGACTCCGGGGACACCGTGATCCTCGCGTCCTCTTTGATCCCAGGTAACGAGACTTCGGTCTTCCGCCTCATGAACGCCTTGCAGTATCGCGGGATCAACGTGATCCACAAAGGCAACGCGAATGTGCACGTATCCGGCCACGCCTACGCCGGTGAACTCCTG
The Pseudoglutamicibacter albus DNA segment above includes these coding regions:
- a CDS encoding ribonuclease J, giving the protein MTDTPTIAFDVDRKVSAPPQLPNGTLRVYPLGGVGEVGRNMTVYEMDGKLLIVDCGVLFPEEEQPGVDLILPDMSHIEDRLDDVVAVVITHGHEDHIGAVPYLLRLKQDIPLVASQLTLALVEAKLQEHRIKPFTLQIREGDVEQFGPFEVEFAAVNHSIPDSMAVLVRTKAGNVFQTGDFKMDPLPLDGRVTDLRAFGRWGEEGVDLMVPDSTNAEVPGYTPTERNIQPVLDNAIAKADQRVIVASFASHVHRVQQVVNAAAKAGRKLCLVGRSMVRNMTIASKLGYLDIPEGMLVDFKNVDKIPDHQIVLMCTGSQGEPMAALSRMASGDHKISLDSGDTVILASSLIPGNETSVFRLMNALQYRGINVIHKGNANVHVSGHAYAGELLTVYNVVQPRHVMPVHGEPKHQLANAKLAHATGVPVENLLLANNGTVVDITDGVPSITGQLDVSYVYVDGTHVGMVTEDDLKDRMVLSKEGFVSVISVVDRKTQKIIQGPDIVVRGVAETAKTFEVIKPKIASALEEAMRDKPDHTQHQLQQVVRRVIGSWVGRKLRRRPMIVPVVVEV